In a single window of the Cydia amplana chromosome 4, ilCydAmpl1.1, whole genome shotgun sequence genome:
- the LOC134647643 gene encoding uncharacterized protein LOC134647643, with protein MAEPSRALLPPLALAAGLACCAGAAALANCALLSALLARSINGLSAIIIQLAVADLLLLVTTIGPEMWSYNCRSWIFGNGGCVAYQGLSVFASTASLYLVTTIALHAIATVNLEVKAARWKAKRSTQEEEEEIRSSRHSLVAASSDSSTPPRTMNVDYRRLTDTNILVTRPIMFVWIMSASLSVPEFTLATAVHLENDTVVCTLIDSNHRFYMHSLIALFNLFLPIFIMTLAFALIVVQLKTRRTLSEISEEVVSALKLSLCLIIVYVVLCAPRSIVNAYSVYSVAEDMYDSESLIETVKHSLPSDTMTAVNLGFSATYLLALILRPVLCIILLPCLKQKFTFTCRTSDEENV; from the exons ATGGCCGAGCCCTCGCGCGCGCTCCTCCCGCCGCTCGCGCTGGCGGCCGGGCTGGCGTGCTGCGCCGGCGCCGCTGCCCTCGCCAACTGCGCCCTCCTCTCGGCACTCCTCGCCCGCTCCATAAAcg GTCTCTCCGCAATTATAATACAGTTAGCTGTTGCGGACCTCCTCCTTCTCGTTACCACAATTGGGCCAGAAATGTGGTCCTACAACTGCAGGTCATGGATTTTTGGGAACGGCGGTTGTGTTGCATACCAAGGACTCAGCGTGTTTGCGTCGACGGCGTCCTTGTATTTAGTTACCACAATAGCTTTACATGCTATTGCTACGGTTAATCTAGAAGTAAAAGCGGCAAGGTGGAAAGCTAAGAGAAGCACTcaagaggaagaagaagaaataagaTCATCTCGGCACAGTCTAGTAGCAGCCAGCAGCGACTCATCGACGCCACCTCGTACGATGAACGTGGACTACCGCCGGCTTACTGACACCAACATTTTAGTTACCCGGCCAATTATGTTTGTCTGGATAATGTCTGCATCCTTAAGTGTACCCGAGTTCACGCTGGCCACAGCAGTccatttagaaaatgacacagtCGTATGCACTTTAATCGATTCCAATCACAGATTCTACATGCATTCATTGATTGCGCTGTTCAATCTCTTCCTACCCATCTTTATTATGACTTTGGCGTTTGCATTAATTGTAGTGCAGTTAAAAACGCGAAGAACGCTCAGTGAAATTAGTGAAGAAGTGGTATCTGcgttaaaattgtctctgtgCTTAATCATAGTGTATGTCGTGTTGTGTGCGCCGCGATCAATTGTAAACGCGTATTCGGTATATTCTGTCGCGGAAGATATGTACGACTCAGAATCTCTGATAGAGACAGTTAAGCATTCCCTGCCTAGTGATACGATGACTGCTGTAAATCTAGGGTTTAGTGCGACTTACTTACTTGCGCTAATCTTACGACCTGTTTTGTGTATAATATTGCTGCCATGTTTGAAACAAAAGTTTACATTTACATGTCGAACAAGTGATGaagaaaatgtttaa